A genomic stretch from Desulfohalobium retbaense DSM 5692 includes:
- a CDS encoding CoB--CoM heterodisulfide reductase iron-sulfur subunit A family protein produces the protein MSKAILVIGGGFAGITAALEAAEVGHEVYLVEKGPFLGGRVMQLNKYFPKLCPPSCGLEIQFQRIKNNKNIKCLTLSEVTAVSGQAGDYEVKVKVKPRHTAPNSVDLSGLAAKLKQSIKDDFEFGLAARKALYMDVPFAFPHRYVLDAGALSEEDRAMLKEHEAIDLEAQEKDLTLNVGSIVVATGWKPYDVTNLENLGAGKLDNCISNMQMERLAAPSGPTSGQILRPSDNAAPKKVAFVQCAGSRDENHLSYCSYICCMASLKQAQYLREQYPDSEVTIYYIDLRTPGRYENFAKKILDDPKVHAVKGKVAEVELDDAGEDVWVTVEDAVSGAKGQEKYDMVVLATGMQPSLAGEKLPFALQLDEEGFVTGNEQGIFAAGCAKQPLDVMKSAQSATGAAMQAIQTVRGR, from the coding sequence ATGTCGAAAGCCATACTCGTTATCGGGGGCGGCTTTGCCGGAATCACGGCTGCTCTCGAGGCTGCGGAAGTCGGCCATGAGGTGTACCTCGTGGAGAAGGGCCCGTTTTTAGGCGGACGGGTGATGCAGCTGAACAAATATTTTCCCAAGCTGTGCCCGCCATCCTGCGGCCTGGAAATTCAGTTCCAGAGGATTAAGAACAACAAGAATATCAAGTGCCTGACACTGTCCGAGGTCACTGCTGTTTCTGGTCAGGCCGGGGACTACGAAGTCAAGGTCAAGGTCAAGCCCCGGCATACCGCCCCGAACAGCGTTGATCTCAGCGGCCTGGCGGCCAAGTTGAAGCAGTCGATCAAGGACGACTTCGAATTCGGTCTGGCTGCGCGTAAAGCGCTCTACATGGACGTGCCGTTCGCTTTTCCGCACCGCTATGTCCTCGACGCCGGTGCTTTGTCTGAGGAGGACCGCGCGATGCTCAAGGAGCATGAGGCCATTGACCTGGAAGCCCAGGAAAAGGATCTGACCCTCAATGTGGGCAGTATCGTGGTCGCCACCGGATGGAAGCCCTATGATGTGACCAACCTGGAAAATCTCGGCGCTGGTAAGCTGGACAACTGCATCTCCAACATGCAGATGGAACGCTTGGCTGCTCCGAGCGGCCCGACAAGCGGCCAGATTCTCCGCCCCTCCGACAACGCGGCCCCGAAAAAGGTCGCCTTCGTCCAGTGCGCAGGCTCCCGGGATGAAAACCACCTCAGCTATTGCTCCTATATCTGCTGCATGGCCTCCCTGAAGCAGGCCCAGTACCTGCGGGAGCAATATCCGGACAGCGAGGTGACCATATACTACATCGATCTGCGGACCCCCGGGCGTTATGAAAATTTCGCCAAGAAGATCCTGGACGACCCCAAGGTCCATGCCGTCAAGGGCAAGGTGGCCGAGGTGGAACTCGACGATGCCGGCGAGGATGTCTGGGTGACCGTGGAAGACGCCGTCTCCGGGGCCAAGGGACAGGAAAAATACGACATGGTGGTGCTGGCAACCGGGATGCAGCCGAGCTTGGCCGGAGAGAAACTCCCGTTTGCTCTGCAACTGGATGAAGAAGGCTTTGTCACCGGCAATGAGCAGGGGATTTTCGCTGCGGGATGCGCCAAGCAGCCGCTGGATGTGATGAAATCTGCGCAGTCGGCTACCGGCGCCGCGATGCAAGCGATCCAAACGGTGAGAGGGAGGTAG
- the sat gene encoding sulfate adenylyltransferase yields the protein MSKLVPPHGGKGLTECLLEGAQREEELKKAQGLKKIEIHPQEKGDLIMMGIGGFSPLTGFMTRADWKSVCEKFTLADGTFWPVPVMLSVGKDDAADIKEGDEITLECEGEIYATMKVEEKYAMSEEDKKWEAEMVYKGNGEDSQGDFLKTALEDHVGVQKVMQRKEFCLAGPVKVLSEGDYPTNPKYRGSYMRPSETRKIFEERGWSKVAALQLRNPMHRSHEHLAKIAIDVCDGVLIHSLIGNLKPGDIPADVRLKCIDTLIDGYFVKENILQGGYPLDMRYAGPREALLHATFRQNYGCSQMIIGRDHAGVGDFYTLFEAQEIFDRIPYATEEERCNVEPGKALLCEPMKIDWTFYCFKCDGMASMKTCPHTKEDRVILSGTKLRKALSEGQPVPDHFGREEVLNILREYYEGLTEKVEIKMQKAASGDEMK from the coding sequence ATGTCCAAATTGGTACCACCGCACGGAGGCAAAGGCCTGACCGAATGCCTGCTTGAGGGCGCGCAGCGCGAAGAGGAACTTAAGAAAGCCCAGGGGTTGAAGAAGATTGAAATCCATCCCCAGGAAAAGGGCGACCTGATCATGATGGGGATCGGGGGCTTCAGCCCGCTGACCGGCTTCATGACCCGCGCTGACTGGAAGTCCGTTTGTGAAAAATTTACCTTGGCCGATGGGACCTTCTGGCCCGTGCCGGTGATGCTCTCCGTTGGCAAGGACGACGCCGCGGACATCAAGGAAGGCGACGAGATCACCCTGGAGTGCGAGGGCGAGATCTACGCCACCATGAAGGTGGAAGAAAAGTACGCCATGAGTGAGGAAGACAAGAAGTGGGAAGCCGAGATGGTCTACAAGGGCAACGGCGAAGACTCCCAGGGCGACTTCCTCAAAACCGCCCTCGAAGACCACGTCGGTGTCCAGAAGGTCATGCAGCGCAAGGAATTCTGCCTGGCCGGCCCGGTGAAGGTCCTCTCCGAAGGTGACTATCCGACCAATCCGAAGTATCGTGGCTCTTATATGCGCCCGTCGGAAACCCGCAAGATTTTCGAAGAACGCGGGTGGTCCAAAGTCGCCGCGCTGCAGCTGCGTAATCCCATGCACCGCTCCCACGAGCACCTGGCCAAGATCGCCATCGACGTCTGCGACGGCGTGCTCATCCATTCCCTGATCGGGAACCTGAAGCCCGGCGACATTCCGGCTGACGTGCGCCTGAAGTGCATCGACACCCTTATCGACGGCTACTTCGTCAAGGAAAACATCCTTCAGGGTGGCTATCCTCTGGACATGCGTTACGCTGGTCCGCGTGAAGCCCTGTTGCACGCCACGTTCCGTCAGAACTACGGCTGCAGCCAGATGATCATCGGCCGCGACCATGCTGGCGTTGGCGACTTCTACACCTTGTTTGAAGCCCAGGAAATCTTCGATCGCATCCCGTATGCCACCGAAGAAGAGCGCTGCAATGTCGAGCCCGGCAAGGCGCTGCTGTGCGAGCCGATGAAGATCGACTGGACGTTCTATTGCTTCAAGTGCGACGGCATGGCCTCCATGAAGACCTGCCCGCACACGAAGGAAGACCGCGTCATCCTGTCCGGCACCAAGCTGCGCAAGGCCCTGTCCGAAGGCCAGCCGGTTCCGGATCACTTCGGCCGCGAAGAAGTCCTGAATATCCTGCGTGAATACTACGAAGGTCTGACCGAAAAGGTCGAGATCAAGATGCAGAAAGCCGCTTCCGGCGATGAAATGAAATAG
- the aprA gene encoding adenylyl-sulfate reductase subunit alpha, with amino-acid sequence MPQIPVKDEPKGLPLAEPEVVEMDVDALIVGGGMGSCGTAFEAVRWADKYAPELKILLLDKAALERSGAVAQGLSAINTYLGDNEPDDYVRMVRTDLMGIVREDLIYDLGRHVDDSVHLFEEWGLPCWVKKDGKNLDGAKAKSEGLSLRTGATPVRSGRWQMMINGESYKNIVAEAAKNALGEDRYMERIFIVKLLLDANEPNRIAGAVGFSARENKVFIFKANAINVACGGAVNVYRPRSTGEGMGRAWYPVWNAGSTYTMVAQVGGEMTMMENRFVPARFKDGYGPVGAWFLLFKAKATNAKGEDYCQTNAAMLKPYQDRGYAVGAVIPTCLRNHMMLREMREGRGPIYMDTATALQTTFKELNKQEQKHLESEAWEDFLDMCVGQANLWAAMNIKPEESGSEIMPTEPYLLGSHSGCCGIWVSGPDEDWVPEEYKIKADNGKVYNRMTTVNGLWTCADGVGASGHKFSSGSHAEGRIVGKQMVRWCVDHKDFKPALKQSAEELKKEIYQPYYTYQENKDVSTDPVVNPNYISPRNFMFRLTKCTDEYGGGCSTYYTTSEALLKTGFELLDMMEEDSKLLAARDLHELLRCWENFHRLWTVRLHMQHIEFRKESRYPGFYYRAEYMGIDDSKWRCFVNSKYDPEKGETTLFKRPYIQIIPDPMSP; translated from the coding sequence ATGCCTCAGATTCCTGTGAAAGATGAGCCCAAAGGTCTGCCGCTGGCAGAACCTGAAGTGGTAGAGATGGATGTCGATGCGTTGATTGTTGGTGGCGGAATGGGCTCCTGCGGAACGGCTTTCGAGGCTGTTCGCTGGGCCGACAAGTACGCCCCTGAACTGAAGATCCTGCTGCTCGACAAAGCCGCTCTGGAGCGCTCCGGTGCTGTGGCCCAGGGGCTGTCGGCTATCAATACCTATCTCGGCGACAATGAACCCGACGACTACGTCCGCATGGTCCGGACCGACCTCATGGGCATTGTCCGCGAAGACCTGATCTACGACCTTGGCCGCCACGTTGACGATTCCGTTCACCTCTTCGAGGAATGGGGTCTGCCGTGCTGGGTCAAGAAAGACGGCAAGAACCTCGACGGCGCCAAAGCCAAGTCCGAGGGCTTGTCCCTGCGCACCGGCGCGACCCCGGTTCGCTCCGGCCGCTGGCAGATGATGATCAACGGTGAGTCCTACAAGAACATCGTTGCCGAAGCCGCCAAGAACGCCTTGGGCGAAGACCGCTACATGGAGCGCATCTTCATCGTGAAGCTGCTCCTGGACGCCAATGAGCCTAATCGGATCGCTGGCGCCGTCGGTTTCTCCGCCCGTGAAAACAAAGTCTTCATCTTCAAGGCCAATGCCATCAACGTGGCCTGCGGCGGCGCCGTGAACGTGTACCGCCCCCGCTCCACTGGTGAAGGCATGGGTCGCGCCTGGTATCCGGTCTGGAACGCTGGTTCCACCTACACCATGGTGGCCCAGGTCGGCGGCGAAATGACCATGATGGAAAACCGCTTCGTCCCCGCCCGCTTCAAAGACGGCTATGGTCCGGTCGGTGCCTGGTTCTTGCTGTTCAAGGCCAAAGCCACCAACGCCAAGGGCGAAGACTACTGCCAGACCAATGCGGCCATGCTCAAGCCGTATCAGGATCGCGGTTACGCCGTCGGTGCGGTTATCCCCACCTGCTTGCGGAACCACATGATGCTGCGTGAAATGCGCGAAGGTCGTGGCCCGATCTACATGGACACCGCCACTGCGCTGCAGACCACCTTCAAGGAGCTCAACAAGCAAGAGCAGAAGCACCTTGAAAGTGAAGCCTGGGAAGACTTCCTCGACATGTGCGTCGGTCAGGCCAACCTCTGGGCGGCCATGAACATCAAGCCTGAAGAATCGGGCTCTGAGATCATGCCCACTGAGCCGTACCTGCTCGGTTCCCACTCCGGTTGCTGCGGTATCTGGGTTTCCGGACCCGACGAAGACTGGGTCCCTGAAGAATACAAGATCAAGGCTGACAACGGGAAGGTCTACAACCGCATGACCACCGTGAACGGCCTGTGGACCTGCGCTGACGGCGTTGGCGCCTCCGGACACAAGTTCTCCTCCGGTTCCCACGCCGAAGGCCGGATCGTTGGAAAGCAAATGGTCCGCTGGTGCGTTGATCACAAGGATTTCAAACCGGCTCTGAAGCAGTCTGCTGAAGAGCTGAAGAAAGAAATCTATCAGCCGTACTACACCTACCAGGAAAACAAAGACGTCTCCACGGATCCGGTGGTCAACCCCAACTACATCTCGCCGCGTAACTTCATGTTCCGCCTGACCAAGTGCACGGACGAGTATGGTGGTGGTTGCTCCACGTACTACACGACTTCGGAAGCTTTGCTGAAGACCGGCTTTGAACTCCTGGACATGATGGAAGAAGACTCCAAGCTCTTGGCTGCTCGTGACCTGCACGAACTGCTGCGTTGCTGGGAAAACTTCCACCGTCTCTGGACTGTCCGTCTGCACATGCAGCACATCGAATTCCGTAAGGAAAGCCGTTACCCCGGTTTCTACTATCGTGCTGAGTACATGGGCATTGATGACAGCAAATGGCGTTGCTTCGTCAACTCCAAGTACGATCCGGAAAAGGGCGAGACGACTCTGTTCAAGCGCCCCTACATCCAGATCATTCCCGATCCGATGTCCCCGTAG
- the aprB gene encoding adenylyl-sulfate reductase subunit beta gives MPTYVNPEKCDGCKGGEKTACMYICPNDLMILDEKEMKAFNQEPEACWECYSCVKICPQGAITARPYADFAPLGGTSIPLRSAEDIMWTVQFRNGEVKRFKFPIRTTAEGSIKPFEGKPEPGDLDSELLFTEAELPTPKELLNKRFDCQDEDLTQCWLDTACAGANR, from the coding sequence ATGCCAACCTATGTCAATCCGGAAAAGTGCGATGGCTGCAAGGGTGGCGAAAAGACGGCCTGCATGTACATTTGTCCGAACGATCTGATGATCCTGGACGAAAAAGAAATGAAGGCCTTCAACCAGGAGCCTGAGGCTTGCTGGGAATGCTACTCCTGCGTCAAGATCTGCCCCCAGGGCGCGATCACCGCACGTCCCTACGCTGACTTCGCTCCCTTGGGCGGCACCAGCATCCCGCTGCGCAGCGCCGAGGACATCATGTGGACCGTTCAGTTCCGCAACGGCGAAGTAAAGCGCTTCAAATTCCCCATCCGTACCACTGCGGAAGGCTCCATCAAACCGTTCGAGGGCAAGCCCGAGCCGGGCGATTTGGACAGTGAACTCCTGTTCACCGAGGCCGAACTGCCCACGCCGAAGGAACTCCTGAACAAGCGTTTCGATTGTCAGGATGAAGACTTGACTCAGTGCTGGCTGGATACAGCCTGCGCCGGCGCCAACCGGTAG